One window of the Streptomyces sp. ITFR-21 genome contains the following:
- a CDS encoding penicillin-binding transpeptidase domain-containing protein: MSRGIKVGIIGTVFGGMLAVAGFGAYNIYSGLAGGGSGGGSGRTSTAAAPVNTAPPTLQEVSETATDFLTAWSARDTAGAAKLTDSPAAATAALDAYAGQAHITQVQIVPRPAAGTRMPFNVTATVSYPGLAPRPWTYSSSLGVGRDAHGRPAVTWAPSVLYPDLQDGDTVVTGPAKAPEVDVVDRDGKVLDAAHYPSLTEILKQLTSRYAGSLHAGTPGIETYIESSDGAQTKTLDILRKGADAKLRTTLDAGVQAAAEKAVKKATGLAGVTALDTGTGGILAVAFTPSTGLDRALMDLHAPGSTFKIVTAAALLTAGLKPGTSSPCHSGDNIGDGKPYTNVSPDNPDATLQWDFEQSCNTGFIKKAGYLRPDTLTDTAVTYFGLGPTWYVGTSTLDAVVPGGTGDELTSEMIGQGNVLMTPLNMASVAATVREGVFHQPTILQDSGVIEHRTQIPTTPLPPAVEQGLQQMMHGAVTEGTARPAMGGLPGKLGAKTGSAEAGTVQPNGWFTAYRGHVSAAGIVLQGGHGVDSAGPIVAAVLAAS, encoded by the coding sequence ATGTCACGGGGAATCAAGGTCGGAATCATCGGCACGGTGTTCGGCGGCATGCTCGCCGTCGCCGGTTTCGGCGCGTACAACATCTACTCGGGCCTGGCGGGCGGTGGCAGCGGGGGTGGAAGCGGCCGTACGTCGACCGCCGCCGCCCCGGTCAACACCGCGCCGCCGACGCTCCAGGAGGTCTCCGAGACCGCGACCGACTTCCTGACCGCCTGGTCCGCCCGCGACACCGCGGGCGCGGCAAAGCTCACCGACTCCCCCGCGGCCGCCACCGCCGCCCTGGACGCGTACGCCGGTCAGGCGCACATCACACAGGTGCAGATCGTGCCGCGCCCGGCGGCCGGCACCCGGATGCCGTTCAACGTCACCGCGACCGTCAGCTACCCGGGTCTGGCCCCGCGCCCCTGGACGTACAGCTCATCGCTCGGCGTCGGCCGTGACGCGCACGGCAGGCCGGCCGTCACCTGGGCGCCCTCAGTGCTGTATCCGGACCTCCAGGACGGCGACACAGTGGTCACCGGGCCGGCCAAGGCACCCGAGGTCGACGTCGTGGACCGCGACGGCAAGGTGCTGGACGCGGCGCACTACCCCTCGCTCACCGAGATCCTCAAGCAGCTCACGTCCCGTTACGCCGGGTCGCTGCACGCCGGCACACCCGGCATCGAGACGTACATCGAGAGCTCGGACGGCGCCCAGACCAAGACCCTGGACATCCTGCGCAAGGGCGCCGACGCCAAGCTCAGGACCACCCTGGACGCCGGTGTCCAGGCAGCGGCCGAGAAGGCCGTCAAGAAGGCGACGGGCCTGGCGGGCGTCACCGCGCTCGACACCGGGACCGGCGGCATCCTCGCGGTGGCCTTCACCCCGTCGACAGGCCTGGACCGCGCGCTCATGGACCTGCACGCGCCCGGCTCGACGTTCAAGATCGTCACGGCCGCCGCGCTGCTCACGGCGGGCCTGAAGCCCGGCACTTCGTCCCCGTGCCACAGCGGCGACAACATCGGCGACGGCAAGCCGTACACCAACGTCAGCCCTGACAACCCCGACGCGACCCTCCAGTGGGACTTCGAGCAGTCCTGCAACACCGGCTTCATCAAGAAGGCCGGCTACCTCCGGCCCGACACCCTGACCGACACCGCCGTGACCTACTTCGGCCTCGGCCCGACCTGGTATGTCGGGACCAGCACCCTGGACGCCGTCGTGCCCGGCGGCACGGGCGACGAGCTGACCTCGGAGATGATCGGCCAGGGCAACGTCCTGATGACCCCGCTCAACATGGCGTCCGTCGCCGCGACCGTCCGCGAGGGCGTGTTCCACCAGCCGACGATCCTCCAGGACAGCGGCGTCATCGAGCACCGGACGCAGATCCCCACCACGCCGCTGCCGCCGGCCGTCGAGCAGGGCCTCCAGCAGATGATGCACGGCGCCGTCACCGAGGGCACCGCCCGCCCGGCGATGGGCGGCCTGCCGGGCAAGCTCGGCGCCAAGACCGGCTCCGCCGAAGCCGGCACGGTCCAGCCCAACGGCTGGTTCACCGCCTACCGCGGCCACGTCTCGGCGGCCGGCATCGTCCTCCAGGGCGGCCACGGCGTCGACTCCGCGGGCCCCATCGTGGCGGCGGTGCTGGCGGCGTCCTGA
- a CDS encoding 4-(cytidine 5'-diphospho)-2-C-methyl-D-erythritol kinase — translation MTALTAVTVRVPAKVNVQLAVGGRRPDGFHDLANVFLAVGLYDRVTASPAEELRITAAGRDVASVPLDASNLAARAAALLAGRYGFEPKVRLHIEKDIPVAGGMAGGSADAAAALVACDELWGTGASRAELLGMCAELGSDVPFPLVGGAALGVGRGELLTPLEVGGAFHWVFVAALGGLSTPEVYRACDRLRRESGDGDTVAEVAAPAAAPALLAALAGGDAYALAGALANDLQDAALSLRPELAETLRAGVAAGALAGIVSGSGPTCAFLAPDGDTAAKIAATLGPSARVAASPAEGATIVP, via the coding sequence GTGACCGCCCTGACCGCCGTGACCGTACGTGTCCCCGCCAAGGTCAATGTCCAGCTCGCCGTCGGCGGGCGCCGGCCGGACGGCTTCCACGACCTGGCGAACGTCTTCCTCGCGGTCGGACTGTACGACCGGGTGACCGCGTCCCCGGCCGAGGAGCTGCGGATCACCGCGGCGGGCAGGGACGTGGCGTCGGTGCCGCTGGACGCGTCGAACCTGGCGGCGAGGGCGGCGGCGCTGCTCGCCGGGCGGTACGGGTTCGAGCCGAAGGTGCGCCTGCACATCGAGAAGGACATCCCCGTGGCCGGCGGGATGGCCGGGGGCAGCGCGGACGCGGCGGCGGCGCTGGTCGCCTGCGACGAGCTGTGGGGGACCGGGGCTTCGCGCGCGGAGCTGCTGGGGATGTGCGCGGAGCTCGGCAGCGACGTGCCGTTCCCGCTGGTCGGCGGCGCGGCACTGGGCGTCGGGCGCGGGGAGCTGCTGACGCCCCTGGAGGTCGGCGGGGCGTTCCACTGGGTGTTCGTGGCGGCGCTCGGCGGGCTGTCGACTCCGGAGGTCTACCGGGCGTGCGACCGGCTGCGCCGGGAGAGCGGCGACGGGGACACCGTCGCGGAGGTCGCCGCACCGGCGGCGGCCCCGGCGCTGCTGGCCGCGCTGGCCGGCGGGGACGCCTACGCGCTGGCGGGTGCGCTGGCCAACGACCTCCAGGATGCGGCGCTCTCGCTGCGCCCGGAGCTGGCGGAGACCCTCCGGGCGGGCGTGGCGGCCGGGGCGCTGGCCGGGATCGTCTCCGGATCGGGCCCCACGTGCGCCTTCCTCGCCCCCGACGGCGACACGGCCGCGAAGATCGCGGCCACCCTCGGCCCCTCCGCCCGCGTCGCGGCCTCCCCGGCCGAGGGCGCGACGATCGTCCCTTAG
- the rsmI gene encoding 16S rRNA (cytidine(1402)-2'-O)-methyltransferase — MNSAAAGVLVLAGTPIGDPADAPPRLGVELAGADVVAAEDTRRFRRLAQALGIEVRARVVSYFEGNEAGRTPELVEALAGGARVVLVTDAGMPSVSDPGYRLVAAAVERGITVTAVPGPSAVLTALAVSGLPVDRFCFEGFLPRKSGERLARLREVAADRRTLVYFEAPHRIDDTLGAMAEVFGGRRRAAVCRELTKTYEEVRRGPLAELAVWAAEGVRGEITVVVEGAPEPGPSELTPAELVARVAVREAAGERRKEAIAAVAAAVGLPKREVFDAVVAAKHEAGAARGRGAGA, encoded by the coding sequence GTGAACAGCGCAGCAGCAGGCGTCCTCGTACTGGCCGGAACCCCGATCGGCGACCCCGCGGACGCCCCGCCGCGGCTGGGGGTGGAGCTGGCCGGGGCGGACGTGGTGGCCGCCGAGGACACCCGGCGGTTCCGGCGGCTGGCGCAGGCGCTCGGGATCGAGGTACGGGCCCGGGTGGTGTCGTACTTCGAGGGCAACGAGGCCGGGCGGACGCCGGAGCTGGTGGAGGCGCTGGCGGGGGGCGCCCGGGTGGTGCTGGTCACCGACGCGGGGATGCCGTCGGTGTCGGACCCGGGGTACCGGCTGGTGGCCGCGGCCGTGGAACGGGGGATCACGGTGACGGCGGTGCCGGGTCCGTCGGCCGTACTGACCGCGCTGGCCGTCTCCGGGCTGCCGGTGGACCGCTTCTGCTTCGAGGGGTTCCTGCCGCGCAAGTCGGGCGAGCGGCTGGCCCGGCTGCGCGAGGTGGCCGCGGACCGGCGGACGCTGGTGTACTTCGAGGCACCGCACCGGATCGACGACACGCTGGGCGCGATGGCCGAGGTGTTCGGCGGGCGGCGCCGCGCCGCGGTGTGCCGGGAGCTGACCAAGACGTACGAGGAGGTCCGGCGCGGTCCGCTGGCGGAGCTGGCGGTGTGGGCCGCGGAAGGGGTGCGCGGTGAGATCACCGTGGTCGTCGAGGGCGCGCCGGAGCCGGGCCCGTCGGAGCTGACGCCGGCCGAACTGGTGGCGCGGGTGGCCGTACGGGAAGCGGCCGGGGAGCGCCGCAAAGAGGCCATCGCGGCGGTCGCGGCGGCGGTCGGACTGCCCAAGCGGGAGGTCTTCGACGCGGTGGTGGCGGCCAAGCACGAGGCGGGGGCGGCCCGTGGGCGCGGGGCGGGGGCGTAG
- the rsmA gene encoding 16S rRNA (adenine(1518)-N(6)/adenine(1519)-N(6))-dimethyltransferase RsmA, producing the protein MSTTDPDALLGPADIRELAAALGVRPTKQRGQNFVIDANTVRRIVRTAGVRPEDTVVEVGPGLGSLTLALLEVADRVTAIEIDDVLAAALPATVAARLPARAERFALVHADAMTVRALPGPPPTALVANLPYNVAVPVLLHMLATFPGIERTLVMVQAEVADRLAARPGNKVYGVPSVKANWYAQVRRAGSIGRNVFWPAPNVDSGLVSLVRRDPPRTSASRREVFAAVDAAFAQRRKTLRAALAGWAGSAAAAEAALVAAGVSPQARGEALTVEEFAAIAEHRPA; encoded by the coding sequence GTGAGTACGACAGACCCCGACGCCCTGCTGGGACCGGCCGACATCCGCGAGCTGGCCGCCGCGCTGGGCGTACGGCCCACCAAGCAGCGCGGCCAGAACTTCGTCATCGACGCCAACACCGTACGGCGGATCGTGCGGACCGCCGGGGTGCGCCCCGAGGACACGGTGGTCGAGGTCGGGCCGGGGCTCGGCTCGCTCACGCTGGCCCTGCTGGAGGTCGCGGACCGGGTCACCGCGATCGAGATCGACGACGTGCTGGCCGCCGCGCTGCCCGCCACCGTGGCCGCGCGGCTGCCGGCGCGGGCGGAGCGCTTCGCGCTGGTGCACGCCGACGCGATGACGGTACGGGCGCTGCCCGGTCCGCCGCCGACCGCGCTGGTGGCGAACCTGCCGTACAACGTGGCCGTACCGGTACTGCTGCACATGCTCGCGACGTTCCCCGGCATCGAACGGACCCTGGTGATGGTCCAGGCCGAGGTCGCCGACCGGCTCGCCGCCCGGCCGGGCAACAAGGTGTACGGGGTGCCGTCGGTGAAGGCGAACTGGTACGCGCAGGTGCGGCGGGCCGGGTCGATCGGGCGCAACGTCTTCTGGCCGGCGCCCAACGTGGACTCCGGGCTCGTCTCCCTGGTACGCCGCGACCCGCCGCGGACCTCGGCGTCACGGCGCGAGGTGTTCGCGGCCGTGGACGCGGCGTTCGCCCAGCGGCGCAAGACCCTGCGGGCGGCGCTGGCCGGGTGGGCCGGGTCGGCCGCGGCCGCGGAGGCCGCGCTCGTCGCCGCGGGGGTGTCGCCGCAGGCCCGCGGGGAGGCGCTGACCGTCGAGGAGTTCGCGGCCATCGCCGAGCACCGGCCCGCGTAG
- a CDS encoding dolichyl-phosphate-mannose--protein mannosyltransferase → MTSETATQDRAQEDAPAETEPSAWGRRLRRFGYAEQEHKDTRERLVPPFPEPGTRMWQAVGLGPATAARLARWSGWTGPLLVSLFAGVIRFWHLGSPREVVFDETYYAKDSWSLLKFGYEGTWSDGKVSNPDLLAHPQKIDLSSAPGYVVHPPMGKWMIAAGEWVFGLNPFGWRFVMALLGTLSVLMLCRIGRRLFRSNALGCIAGLLMSVDGLHYVMSRIALLDLVIMFFALAAFGCVLADRDWARARLARALPVGEDGFAGPDQRTGGRAGTGWRPWRIAAGFFLGLAAASKWNGLYFLAFFMVLTVLWDVGSRRLAGARRPRLAVLRKDLGWSVLSVSGTAVVTYLVTWTGWFASDNAYNRHWADGRGGFWSFVPAPLRSLWHYEYQVYQFNVGLHTPHPYQSNPWSWLVLGRPVSYYFQSPKLGQDGCHAAAGCSREILALGTPLLWWSACFALVYLLYRWILRRDWRAGAVLCAAGAGYLPWFHYQDRTIFFFYAVAFVPYLCLAVAMMIGAFLGPPAATESRRMWGAVAAGTLVLLIIWNFVYFFPIYTGMTIPYSSWQARMWFDSWI, encoded by the coding sequence GTGACGAGTGAGACGGCGACCCAGGACCGTGCCCAAGAGGACGCTCCGGCGGAGACCGAGCCGAGTGCGTGGGGGCGGCGGCTGCGCCGGTTCGGCTACGCCGAGCAGGAGCACAAAGACACCCGGGAGCGCCTGGTCCCGCCGTTCCCCGAGCCGGGAACGCGCATGTGGCAGGCGGTGGGCCTCGGCCCGGCGACCGCCGCCCGGCTGGCCCGATGGTCCGGCTGGACCGGCCCGCTGCTGGTCTCGCTCTTCGCCGGGGTCATCCGCTTCTGGCACCTGGGCAGCCCGCGCGAGGTCGTCTTCGACGAGACGTACTACGCCAAGGACTCCTGGTCGCTGCTGAAGTTCGGCTACGAGGGCACCTGGTCGGACGGCAAGGTCTCCAACCCTGACCTGCTGGCCCATCCGCAGAAGATCGACCTGTCCAGCGCGCCCGGCTACGTCGTGCACCCGCCGATGGGCAAGTGGATGATCGCGGCCGGCGAGTGGGTCTTCGGCCTGAACCCGTTCGGCTGGCGCTTCGTGATGGCGCTGCTGGGCACGCTGTCGGTGCTCATGCTGTGCCGCATAGGGCGCCGGCTGTTCCGCTCCAACGCGCTCGGCTGCATCGCCGGCCTGCTGATGTCGGTCGACGGACTGCACTACGTGATGAGCCGGATCGCGCTGCTCGACCTCGTCATCATGTTCTTCGCGCTGGCCGCCTTCGGCTGCGTGCTGGCCGACCGCGACTGGGCCAGGGCCCGGCTGGCCCGCGCCCTCCCGGTCGGCGAGGACGGCTTCGCGGGCCCTGACCAGCGCACCGGCGGCCGGGCCGGCACGGGCTGGCGGCCCTGGCGGATCGCGGCCGGCTTCTTCCTCGGCCTGGCCGCGGCCAGCAAGTGGAACGGCCTGTACTTCCTGGCGTTCTTCATGGTGCTGACCGTGCTGTGGGACGTCGGCTCCCGTCGGCTGGCCGGCGCCCGCCGCCCGCGCCTGGCGGTGCTGCGCAAGGACCTCGGCTGGTCGGTGCTGTCGGTCTCCGGCACCGCCGTGGTGACGTACCTGGTCACCTGGACCGGCTGGTTCGCCTCCGACAACGCCTACAACCGGCACTGGGCCGACGGCCGCGGCGGCTTCTGGTCGTTCGTCCCGGCCCCGCTGCGCAGCCTGTGGCACTACGAATACCAGGTCTACCAGTTCAACGTCGGCCTCCACACCCCGCACCCCTACCAGTCCAACCCCTGGAGCTGGCTGGTCCTCGGCCGCCCGGTCTCGTACTACTTCCAGTCCCCCAAGCTCGGCCAGGACGGCTGCCACGCCGCCGCCGGCTGCTCCCGCGAGATCCTCGCCCTCGGCACGCCCCTGCTGTGGTGGTCCGCCTGCTTCGCCCTCGTCTACCTGCTCTACCGCTGGATCCTGCGCCGCGACTGGCGGGCCGGCGCCGTCCTCTGCGCCGCCGGCGCCGGCTACCTCCCCTGGTTCCACTACCAGGACCGCACCATCTTCTTCTTCTACGCCGTCGCCTTCGTCCCCTACCTCTGCCTGGCCGTGGCCATGATGATCGGCGCCTTCCTCGGCCCCCCCGCCGCCACCGAGTCCCGCCGCATGTGGGGCGCCGTCGCCGCCGGCACCCTGGTGCTGCTCATCATCTGGAACTTCGTCTACTTCTTCCCGATCTACACGGGCATGACGATCCCGTACAGCAGTTGGCAGGCGCGCATGTGGTTCGACAGCTGGATCTGA
- a CDS encoding SDR family NAD(P)-dependent oxidoreductase: MGRFETYGVLVTGGARGIGEATARRFAAEGAAVLIADIDGDAAVRTAAAIRAGGARTEGYRCDVADRVSVDAAVAHAVAAFGGLDVLVNNAYSCSPHQDDFAEESEEAWRLDLDVSLTGAMRCSRAALPYLTAAPSRRGAIVNIGSVNGLSAFGNHAYSAAKAGLMSLTRSMAVQVAPSGVRVNCVAPGTIRTPAWEGREGVLERAAHAYPLGRVGEPEDIAAAVTFLASADAAWITGVTLPVEGGILQSNAGFTEALAVQ; this comes from the coding sequence ATGGGACGGTTCGAGACATACGGCGTGCTGGTGACGGGCGGGGCCCGCGGGATCGGTGAGGCGACCGCCCGCAGGTTCGCGGCGGAGGGCGCGGCGGTGCTGATCGCCGACATCGACGGGGACGCGGCCGTGAGGACCGCTGCCGCCATCCGGGCCGGAGGCGCTCGTACGGAGGGGTACCGCTGTGACGTGGCGGACCGGGTGTCCGTCGACGCGGCGGTCGCGCACGCGGTGGCGGCGTTCGGCGGGCTGGACGTACTGGTCAACAACGCCTACTCGTGCAGCCCTCATCAGGACGACTTCGCCGAGGAGTCCGAGGAGGCGTGGCGTCTCGACCTGGACGTCTCGCTGACCGGCGCGATGCGCTGCTCGCGCGCCGCGCTGCCCTATCTCACCGCGGCGCCGTCGCGCCGCGGGGCGATCGTCAACATCGGCTCCGTCAACGGCCTCTCCGCCTTCGGCAACCACGCCTACAGCGCCGCTAAAGCGGGCCTGATGTCCCTCACCCGCTCGATGGCGGTGCAGGTGGCGCCCAGCGGGGTCCGGGTCAACTGTGTGGCGCCGGGCACGATTCGCACTCCGGCGTGGGAGGGACGCGAAGGCGTGCTGGAACGGGCCGCTCACGCCTACCCGTTGGGCCGGGTCGGCGAGCCGGAGGATATCGCGGCAGCGGTCACCTTCCTGGCGTCGGCGGACGCGGCCTGGATCACCGGGGTGACGCTGCCGGTCGAGGGCGGCATCCTGCAGAGCAACGCGGGATTCACGGAAGCGCTGGCGGTGCAGTAG
- a CDS encoding TatD family hydrolase translates to MPTKKDQDDRRNTAPPAPEPLRVTVADSHTHLDMQSGTVPEALARAAAVGVGTLIQVGCDLAGSRWAARTAAEYPDIWATVALHPNEAPRIVDGDPDGWSRRGERPPAGPAALDAQLDAIAELAALPQVRGVGETGLDYFRTGPDGVAAQQHSFRRHIAIAKDQDKALVIHDREAHDDVLRVLREEGAPRTVVFHCFSGDAAMAKVCAERGYHLSFAGTVGYKNAQNLRDAVAVAPRELLLVETDAPFLTPVPHRGRPNAPYLIPLTLRAMAAARGDDEDTLAAAIAANTARVFGY, encoded by the coding sequence ATGCCCACGAAGAAGGACCAGGACGACCGCAGGAACACCGCCCCGCCGGCGCCCGAGCCGCTACGGGTCACGGTCGCCGACTCGCACACCCACCTGGACATGCAGTCCGGTACGGTCCCGGAGGCCCTCGCCCGGGCGGCCGCCGTCGGAGTCGGCACGCTCATCCAGGTCGGCTGCGACCTGGCGGGCTCGCGCTGGGCCGCGCGGACGGCCGCGGAGTACCCCGACATCTGGGCGACGGTGGCCCTGCACCCCAACGAGGCGCCCCGGATCGTCGACGGCGACCCCGACGGCTGGTCGCGGCGGGGCGAGCGCCCGCCCGCCGGTCCGGCCGCGCTCGACGCCCAGCTCGACGCCATCGCCGAACTCGCCGCGCTGCCGCAGGTCAGAGGGGTCGGCGAGACCGGCCTCGACTACTTCAGGACCGGACCCGACGGGGTCGCCGCCCAGCAGCACTCCTTCCGTCGGCACATCGCCATCGCCAAGGACCAGGACAAGGCACTGGTCATCCACGACCGCGAGGCGCACGACGACGTGCTGCGCGTCCTGCGGGAGGAGGGCGCCCCGCGGACCGTGGTCTTCCACTGCTTCTCCGGCGACGCCGCGATGGCGAAGGTGTGCGCCGAGCGCGGCTACCACCTCTCCTTCGCCGGCACGGTCGGCTACAAGAACGCGCAGAACCTGCGGGACGCGGTGGCCGTCGCCCCGCGCGAGCTGCTGCTGGTGGAGACCGACGCGCCCTTCCTCACCCCGGTCCCGCACCGCGGCCGGCCCAACGCGCCCTACCTCATCCCGCTGACCCTGCGCGCGATGGCGGCGGCCCGCGGGGACGACGAGGACACCCTGGCGGCGGCGATCGCGGCGAACACCGCGCGGGTGTTCGGCTACTGA